Proteins from a single region of Candidatus Tumulicola sp.:
- a CDS encoding peptidase C39 family protein — translation MSSAGGPARAGGDANDRVWVERFQPAASTDIEGDPQMVPGGFTVAIASWNAITPRGSSLELTLRARVGGRWTRWYVMGLWSSNRLAGKRRSLAGQQDTEGKVDTDTLTLRAPADAFQIGVNLQDSADGRSPSIDLLAVATSLGVPPGARADIQKFAWGTDLHVPERTQRVPASPDAVGGGGDAWCSPASVSMVMAYWARDAAHPEWDVDVPAAADGTYDPVYDGTGNWPFNVAFAAEHGLGGYVRQYSNLADLEQLIARAIPVIASLSAKSGELQGAPYDKTDGHLLVVRGFTSAGDVIVNDPYAAPGEIRRIYKRDQFAHVWLDGSGGTVYLIAPPKTIWEITN, via the coding sequence GTGAGCTCCGCGGGCGGACCCGCGCGCGCGGGCGGCGATGCTAACGACCGCGTTTGGGTCGAGCGTTTCCAACCGGCCGCATCGACCGACATCGAAGGCGATCCCCAGATGGTGCCCGGCGGTTTCACCGTCGCGATCGCTTCGTGGAACGCGATCACGCCGCGCGGCAGCTCGCTCGAACTGACGCTGCGCGCTCGCGTCGGCGGGCGCTGGACGCGCTGGTACGTCATGGGTCTGTGGAGTTCAAACCGTCTCGCCGGCAAGCGCCGTTCGTTGGCCGGGCAGCAGGACACCGAGGGCAAAGTCGACACCGACACGCTGACGCTGCGCGCGCCCGCTGACGCTTTCCAGATCGGCGTGAATCTGCAGGACTCCGCGGATGGCAGATCGCCGAGCATCGACTTGCTCGCGGTCGCGACCTCGCTCGGCGTACCGCCCGGCGCTCGCGCCGACATCCAAAAGTTCGCTTGGGGGACCGATCTTCACGTGCCCGAGCGCACGCAGCGCGTGCCTGCTTCTCCCGATGCCGTCGGAGGCGGCGGCGACGCGTGGTGCAGCCCTGCAAGCGTGTCGATGGTGATGGCGTATTGGGCGCGCGATGCCGCACACCCGGAGTGGGATGTCGACGTGCCCGCCGCAGCCGACGGCACCTACGATCCGGTGTATGACGGAACCGGCAATTGGCCGTTCAATGTCGCGTTCGCCGCGGAGCACGGGCTGGGCGGCTACGTCAGGCAATACTCCAACCTGGCGGACCTCGAGCAGCTCATCGCGCGCGCGATTCCGGTCATCGCGAGCCTCTCGGCGAAGTCCGGCGAATTGCAGGGCGCTCCGTACGACAAGACGGACGGCCACTTGCTGGTGGTCCGCGGATTCACGAGCGCGGGCGACGTCATCGTCAATGATCCGTATGCCGCGCCCGGGGAGATCCGCCGCATCTACAAGCGCGATCAATTCGCGCACGTGTGGCTCGACGGTTCCGGCGGCACCGTGTATCTGATCGCGCCGCCCAAGACGATTTGGGAGATCACGAACTGA
- a CDS encoding halocarboxylic acid dehydrogenase DehI family protein, with amino-acid sequence MLTIPLVRESDASDERVREAFRDIKATLRVPLVSQIFQAWATVPRFLDYAWRRFRPNVLAASFIEQSRRISGLAARVVSAWPGDDHGAALRERNVSEADMLRMREISSMFNDLDCKLLAIAHAVRLALGGTQIGGGGISGPQHGGDKDRLSRDHRGLRLSLVDERDAPPRIRTVLEDIKSSLGLSLMPSEYRAIAAFPDWLEIWWKDCKASLNAPRYAALLREVDEAGVEAARALPYRLNLSDELLLRSEVTSDDRARISRINDAFCEMLPGLVITLAVANRGLGQTTGVI; translated from the coding sequence ATGTTGACGATCCCGCTTGTCCGCGAGTCCGACGCCTCAGACGAACGCGTTCGCGAGGCCTTTCGCGACATCAAAGCCACGTTGCGGGTGCCGCTGGTGAGCCAGATATTCCAGGCGTGGGCGACGGTGCCGCGCTTTTTGGATTACGCATGGCGCCGCTTTCGGCCCAACGTGCTCGCCGCGAGCTTCATCGAGCAGTCGCGCAGGATCAGCGGGCTCGCCGCGCGGGTGGTTTCGGCGTGGCCGGGCGACGATCACGGAGCGGCCCTGCGCGAGCGGAACGTCAGCGAAGCGGACATGCTTCGCATGCGCGAGATCTCCAGCATGTTCAACGACCTGGACTGCAAGCTGCTCGCGATCGCGCACGCCGTGCGTCTGGCGCTGGGTGGAACCCAAATCGGCGGAGGCGGCATAAGCGGGCCGCAGCACGGCGGCGACAAAGACCGGCTCTCGCGCGATCATCGGGGTCTGAGACTCAGCCTGGTCGACGAGCGCGATGCCCCGCCTCGCATCCGGACGGTTCTCGAGGACATCAAGTCGAGCCTCGGGCTCTCGCTGATGCCCAGCGAATACCGCGCGATCGCCGCGTTCCCGGACTGGCTCGAGATATGGTGGAAGGACTGCAAGGCCAGCTTGAACGCGCCGCGCTACGCGGCCCTGCTGCGCGAAGTGGACGAAGCGGGCGTCGAGGCTGCTCGCGCGCTGCCGTATCGCTTGAACCTCTCCGACGAGCTGTTGCTGCGCTCGGAAGTGACATCCGACGATCGCGCGCGCATCTCGCGCATCAACGACGCATTTTGCGAGATGCTGCCCGGCTTGGTCATCACGCTGGCCGTGGCGAACCGCGGCCTCGGCCAGACGACCGGGGTTATCTAG